The genomic stretch GCGCCGCCGGCGTACCGTTGCGGAGCAGGGCCTCGAGCGCGATTTTCCGCAATGGAAGCGGCATGCTGCGGTCGTTGACCACCAGCGCCAGCACCGCGGTGGAGTGCTCGGAGACGATTCCCGCCAGTGCCTGCACCGCGCGCATCAGGTTTGCATTGCGGCCCGGCGAATCGGAATAGAGGAATTTTTCCAGATCGCCTACCGTCTCTGGGTCCTTCAAGAAGACCAGTTCGTCCAGCGCCTGTTCCAATACGTCTCCCAACAGGTACGGCAAGGCCGCGGCAAGCAGCGGCGCCCGGCCGGGAGCGCGGGTCTTGATCAGGGCGGATGCGGCGGCGCGCTGCACCCGCACGTCGGAGTGCTGCAGCACCGGCGCCATGTGGACCGACATATCGGGGTCGGCAAGATCACCCAGCAGTACGCAGGCATTGCGCACCACGTACCAGCGGGGATCGGAAAGGCGCTGCCGAACCACTTCTATCCCGACAAGGCCCATGCGCGCGATCAACCGGATGATGGCCATTCGCTTCTGCCCCGCTTCTTCGCTCTCCAGGCGCTGGAAGAGGAACTCGACGGCGGGCACTCCGGCGCGGTGGATGATGGCGGCGGTACGGCGGGACCAGCCTGAATCGGTCCTCTTCTCCAGGTACAGCTCTACGACGCGCTCAAAGGACGATTCCGGCAGCAAGTGCGAAAGCATTTTGCCGCAGCAGGGCGCGTGGCGCTCGCCGTCGGCGGCCAGCAATTGCTCCATGGTGGAACCGATGTTGTGCACAACCTCGTAGTCCTCGTACGTCGCGGCCGATTTGGACAGTGCCACCAGCGCATTCAGGACCTGCATGTGACGGAACGACTCGAAAACGTCGCGCTGGAGCAGCTCCAGCAGCTTATCGGTGGTCGTCTGCGCGAAGCCGGTATGCACCCCGGCAATGGCATTGATCAGCTCCGGCAGGCGGGAGAGTTCCTCCACTTCGATCTGGTCGGGGTCGCGATCGAGAAATTTCAAGTAATGCAGAGCCACCTGGGTAGCGTCCGCGGCGAACCCCTTGCGCATCTGGTCGCGCACATGTTCCATGAGCCGGGAAAAGTCGGTGCGGTCAAAATGTTCGACCTCCAGCAGCCGCTTGTGCTTTTCCTCTGGCGGCAAGGCGATCCAGTTCAGCTCGGTCTGGACCTTTTCCACCAGGTGCGTGGGGAAGCTGTACTCCTGGAAAAATTGCGACAGGCGGCCGGCGAGCTTTTGCGCCATCTGCGTAGCGTGCAGGCTGCGGGCGAGGGCTTGCACCACGCGTTCTTCGACGATGAACGCATCGCCGCCGCTGGCCGGAACCGAGGCCAGTTGCTGCGTGGCCCAGTCCATGGCGCGGGCTTGCATCAGTTCCGCCGCCATCTCCTCCGGAGGCAGCGACTTTACTTCCTCTTGCCGGGCGGTTGGAAATGCTGCCAGGACCATGTCGGGCCGCACCCCGCGCAACATCTGCGCCAGCGACAGGTATACCTGCTGCGGGTCACCTTCGTTTCCGCAAAGTGCTGACTCCACCATGGGCGTGACCCGGGAGAGGATGGCGTCCGGTCCCCCACTGCCGATAGCGGGGCCGGCGGCCGTGTCCAGCAGGCCGGGAAACGACGCTGCCACGCTGCTTGTCGCCCCCTGCTGGGCCCGCAGATACGCCTCGGCATCCATTTCCAGGACGGTATCCCCGCTCGCGGTACGCCTCTGCGCCTTGCCGGCATGGATGATCCGGACACTCTCGACATGCTGCCGCGCCAGGAAGGTGTCGGTGCCGCCGATTTCCTGGATTTTCTTCAACGGCGTGGCCAGTATTTCCAACACCCCCTTGTACCGCGCGAGGGTAATCCCCGCTTCGAAACGGAGCGCGCTGATGCCGCGCTTAAGAAAATCTTCCTCCAGTTGCGTAAGCCCTCGCGCCGTGGTGAGCACGTTTTCCACCAGGATGCGGTCGTCGCTGAAACCAAAGGTGAACGAGCGCTGCTCTTTCAGGATGGTGTTCAGCAGGTTGAAGCTTTCCTGGATGGGGCCGGCGGCAACGTTGTGTTCGGTCGACAACATGCCGGAGGTGCGCACCGCGATCTGGAGCGCGCGCGCGAACCGCAAGCCAACCGTTTTCAGCTGTTGCGAGTCCATAAAACGAGGCTAGCTTATGTCCATTCCGCCGCGATTTCCATGCCCGGTACTACGACAGTAATCACCGCCGGCCGGTTTCCGTGGTGAACCGGTCCTGGCATTGCCTGGCTTGGGCGGCCAGCGGTGCGAAGAAGGGCGTCTCGCGAAGTTTGGCCAGTGCCGGATCGTCATGCAGCGCAGTATTGGAGCAGTAGTTCTGCTCGATGGCGCTGCCGATCAGTTGCGCCGCCGTCTCTTCTTCGCCGCACCAGGCCAGCAGCGAGCCGTGGTAATAACGGAACTCGGGATCGCGCTGCGCCAGGATCCCGGCTGCGGCGCTGCCGGCGAGCTTGTGCATCTCCGCCTCCGCCACCGGTTTCAGGCAAGACTGCAGCAGTCCGCCGTACCAGGCCGGCCGGGAGGAGATTTTGGCCGCGGCCACGCGCGCCTCGTCACGCTTGTTTTCGCGCACCAGGATTGCCGGAAGCACGCTGGCAGCCCAGTCGGAACCGCTGTCCAGGCGCACGTACTCGAGAGCGCGCTTGGTATTGCCGAGTTCAAAAAAGACGAACGAGCAGGAGCGGAAATCGTAGTTGCCGGGATCGAGCGTGACCGCGGCATCGCATTCCTGGGCAGCGTCGTGCAACAGTCCTGCATAACGCAGGATGTACGCCAGGGTGAAGTGCGCCTGGGCGTTTTCCGGACGGCGTTTCACCAGGTCGGCCGCTTCCTTGTACGCCTTCCCAATCGCGCCTGCCTCGGCTCGCAAGCGGATCAGGTGCGCCGCCGAAGAGATCAGGTTGGGGTCGAGCGCGAGAGCTTTTTCATACGCCGCTACCGACTTCTGCACCGCTTCCTGCCCTGCCCCGGAGTATTGGGATTC from Terriglobales bacterium encodes the following:
- a CDS encoding HEAT repeat domain-containing protein; its protein translation is MDSQQLKTVGLRFARALQIAVRTSGMLSTEHNVAAGPIQESFNLLNTILKEQRSFTFGFSDDRILVENVLTTARGLTQLEEDFLKRGISALRFEAGITLARYKGVLEILATPLKKIQEIGGTDTFLARQHVESVRIIHAGKAQRRTASGDTVLEMDAEAYLRAQQGATSSVAASFPGLLDTAAGPAIGSGGPDAILSRVTPMVESALCGNEGDPQQVYLSLAQMLRGVRPDMVLAAFPTARQEEVKSLPPEEMAAELMQARAMDWATQQLASVPASGGDAFIVEERVVQALARSLHATQMAQKLAGRLSQFFQEYSFPTHLVEKVQTELNWIALPPEEKHKRLLEVEHFDRTDFSRLMEHVRDQMRKGFAADATQVALHYLKFLDRDPDQIEVEELSRLPELINAIAGVHTGFAQTTTDKLLELLQRDVFESFRHMQVLNALVALSKSAATYEDYEVVHNIGSTMEQLLAADGERHAPCCGKMLSHLLPESSFERVVELYLEKRTDSGWSRRTAAIIHRAGVPAVEFLFQRLESEEAGQKRMAIIRLIARMGLVGIEVVRQRLSDPRWYVVRNACVLLGDLADPDMSVHMAPVLQHSDVRVQRAAASALIKTRAPGRAPLLAAALPYLLGDVLEQALDELVFLKDPETVGDLEKFLYSDSPGRNANLMRAVQALAGIVSEHSTAVLALVVNDRSMPLPLRKIALEALLRNGTPAARAALVSFTVAFPDDPLTGDIRSGIGARVASAD